In Marasmius oreades isolate 03SP1 chromosome 1, whole genome shotgun sequence, one DNA window encodes the following:
- a CDS encoding uncharacterized protein (BUSCO:EOG092614O9): protein MKLKPDLLEAKHWIYPLNQPKLALPTGMGKTFVAGVVMLNFYRWFPEGKVVFVAPTKPLVAQQIEACHRTCGIPGNDAAELTGEIPRATRNRTWKAKRVFYMTPQTLINDLTSENCDVRDIVLLVIDEAHRASGGDYAYNQVVRYMMAKNPYFRVLALTATPGSTPDAVQNIVDGLHISRIEIRDENSLDLKPYIHEKEVKQHIIAMSPDIVVVRDRLAKLMEEIMAPLIKGNVIRPVNPQRTHPYYFTAKIQDLKRNPSQNWSYVSLSKLGSLARCMGYLIEGTVSMCHEAMLGLVNNPVEGPSNKAQKALVQMPQFKDTLEELEKQAKKGFPNHPKMEKMVDLIIQHFGKKMGEPDDEAIEETKAMVFVTNRQAVDEIVAVLDSHKPLLRASKFIGQGTDARGQKGQAQKEQLDVIRRFKANEFNVLVATSIGEEGLDIGEVDLIVCYDAQKTPIRMLQRLGRTGRKRAGVVHVLLSEGREEQNLEKAKMTYKEVQKSIVRGDQLELFDDVERLIPEHVRPQCVEKHMEIQEYVRETGRSRSTGAGYSNNQGVKRKRDDDIRRNIPEGASTGFVSVSKLLAKKTKKPKLKSAENILPSTKSFEEAGEDDNTDREIEAGILDSTFIRKSTTTASPSSSRRKETKTRLRKSKTAPVKGANTKRPRKKNAAPELSASQLQAKGVDDSDDIDIERGIDLDLQKYLAPDLPLTMDVERASSEHAAMDEDVTDIEDDTDSDSEIPLATKIQLKVTSKRPSSTKGKENVKSIAWLVDDEDEDISFQIIDSSPIASRSKPFPKPTHQEEVDDYTEFIEGSSCGDRSPDRPLYHDDADSVNTSEQMASSPSRLHMKTNISRDLDTENDSPARYGEMLPPPVPTRTKDIFHNPSSSPCFPEPSFAIRPAGMIKKRMSPVRELMLMSPQLTGRRRIRKRGSVERSPLLRPQDKIKHSRSHQRQPLLPAKNNLYYDMEAVHSGDEVSVGSSDLGEDDEADEDDRHFLEELLETQVSPSYDQSLVYRESLLTQAPTGGPAFAGNTLKKGRFGRRESGVASNQRRAGVSSSPPPDEDDSPDEYELGSFVVDDDTEIVYDE, encoded by the exons ATGAAGTTGAAGCCCGATCTACTTGAAGCTAAGCATTGGATATACCCACTCAATCAACCGAAAC TTGCGCTTCCGACTGGAATGGGTAAAACTTTTGTAGCTGGCGTTGTCATGCTGAATT TCTATCGATGGTTTCCCGAAGGCAAAGTCGTATTTGTTGCCCCAACCAAACCCCTCGTTGCTCAGCAGATCGAAGCTTGTCATCGTACCTGTGGAATTCCAGGAAATGATGCAGCTGAATTAACTGGTGAAATCCCTAGGGCAACGAGAAACCGAACG TGGAAAGCAAAGCGTGTTTTCTATATGACGCCTCAAACGCTCATAAATGACCTGACGTCTGAGAATTGTGATGTTCGAGATATCGTCCTTCTCGTTATAG ACGAGGCTCATCGAGCCTCAGGTGGCGACTACGCTTATAATCAAGTTGTACGATATATGATGGCGAAAAATCCCTATTTTCGCGTATTAGCCCTCACTGCCACTCCTGGGAGTACTCCGGACGCAGTTCAAAATATTGTCGATGGCCTGCACATTAGCCGCATCGAAATTCGGGATGAGAATAGTTTAGATCTGAAGCCGTATATCCACGAGAAG GAAGTTAAGCAACATATTATCGCGATGTCGCCTGATATTGTAGTTGTGAGAGATCGCCTTGCGAAACTCATGGAG GAAATTATGGCCCCGTTAATCAAGGGCAATGTGATCCGTCCTGTAAATCCACAGCGTACACACCCATACTACTTCACTGCGAAAATCCAGGATTTAAAAAGGAATCCATCCCAGAACTGGTCGTACGTTTCCCTATCGAAACTGGGATCGTTAGCGCGTTGCATGGGCTACCTG ATTGAAGGTACCGTCAGCATGTGCCACGAAGCTATGCTTGGATTGGTCAACAACCCTGTTGAAGGGCCGAGCAATAAGGCCCAGAAAGCACTAGTTCAGATGCCTCAGTTTAAAGACACCTTAGAGGAGTTGGAAAAACAAGCCAAAAAAGGTTTTCCTAATCATCCCAAGATGGAAAAGATGGTCGACTTGATTATTCAGCATTTTGGAAAGAAGATGGGAGAGCCTGATGATGAGGCTATAGAGGAGACGAAGGCAATGGTGTTCGTCACAAATCGTCAAGCAGTGGATGAAATTGTGGCAGTTCTCGATTCCCATAAGCCTCTTCTCAGGGCCAGTAAGTTTATCGGTCAAGGGACTGATGCACGAGGACAGAAAGGACAGGCGCAAAAGGAGCAGCTGGAC GTTATCAGGAGGTTCAAAGCCAATGAATTCAATGTCCTTGTCGCCACTTCAATCGGCGAAGAAGGGTTGGATATTGGAGAAGTGGACCTCATCGTCTGTTATGACGCACAAAAGACCCCGATCAGAATG CTGCAACGTCTCGGTCGAACAGGTCGAAAACGTGCCGGAGTCGTGCACGTATTGCTTTCGGAAGGTCGAGAAGAGCAGAATCTGGAAAAGGCCAAAATGACCTACAAGGAAGTCCAGAAATCCATAGTTCGGGGCGACCAGCTTGAACTATTTGATGACGTTGAACGGCTCATCCCTGAGCACGTACGACCTCAATGTGTTGAAAAACACATGGAAATCCAGGAATATGTTCGAGAAACCGGTAGAAGCAGAAGTACAGGTGCGGGATACTCCAACAACCAGGgcgtgaagaggaagagggacgACGACATCAGGCGGAATATCCCTGAAGGAGCAAGCACAGGGTTTGTCAGCGTTTCAAAGCTTTTGGCGAAGAAGACGAAAAAGCCTAAACTAAAATCTGCCGAAAACATACTTCCCTCCACAAAGAGCTTTGAAGAAGCTGGGGAAGACGACAATACAGATAGAGAAATCGAAGCAGGTATTCTCGACTCCACGTTCATACGAAAGTCTACTACCACTGCTTCACCGTCTTCCTCGAGACGGAAGGAGACAAAGACCAGGTTACGCAAGTCCAAAACAGCGCCTGTAAAAGGCGCCAATACGAAACGCCCCCGGAAGAAGAATGCGGCGCCAGAATTGTCCGCTAGTCAACTTCAAGCGAAAGGGGTGGATGACTCCGACGACATCGACATTGAGAGAGGGATTGATTTGGATCTGCAGAAATACCTTGCACCAGACTTGCCATTAACGATGGACGTTGAACGTGCCTCTTCCGAACATGCAGCGATGGACGAAGATGTCACCGATATTGAAGATGACACTGATTCAGACAGTGAAATTCCATTAG CGACCAAAATACAGCTTAAGGTCACCTCGAAGCGACCTTCCTCaacgaaaggaaaggagaatGTAAAGAGCATCGCATGGCTCgtcgatgatgaagatgaggacaTCTCCTTCCAGATTATCGACTCATCCCCAATTGCTTCGAGATCCAAGCCTTTCCCTAAGCCTACTCATCAGGAGGAAGTCGATGACTATACAGAATTCATAGAAGGCAGCTCGTGTGGAGATCGCTCTCCTGATCGTCCGCTGTATCACGATGACGCCGACTCTGTCAACACCTCCGAACAGATGGCTTCCTCTCCATCGAGACTTCACATGAAGACGAATATCAGTCGAGATTTGGATACTGAAAATGACTCCCCTGCTCGTTATGGGGAGATGCTCCCTCCACCTGTTCCAACCAGAACTAAAGATATATTTCATAACCCTTCCTCATCCCCATGTTTCCCAGAACCATCCTTTGCTATTCGGCCGGCCGGTATGATTAAAAAACGAATGTCGCCGGTAAGGGAGCTCATGTTGATGAGTCCACAGCTCACTGGCCGTCGCCGAATACGTAAAAGAGGATCGGTGGAGCGGTCGCCACTCCTACGCCCTCAAGACAAGATTAAACACTCTCGCTCACATCAACGCCAACCACTGCTGCCAGCGAAAAACAATCTGTATTATGATATGGAAGCTGTACACTCAGGGGACGAAGTCAGTGTAGGATCTTCAGACCTTGGCGAAGATGATGAAGCGGATGAAGACGATCGACATTTCTTGGAGGAGTTGTTAGAGACTCAAGTCTCTCCTTCATACGATCAAAGCTTAGTCTACCGCGAATCGCTGCTCACGCAAGCACCAACAGGTGGACCTGCTTTTGCCGGAAATACCTTGAAGAAGGGAAGATTTGGCAGGAGGGAGAGTGGAGTGGCAAGTAATCAGAGGAGGGCGGGGGTTTCTAGTTCGCCGCCACCCGATGAGGACGACTCGCCTGACGAGTACGAGCTTGGGAGTTTCGTGGTGGATGATGACACGGAAATTGTGTACGACGAATGA
- a CDS encoding uncharacterized protein (CAZy:GH3) yields MLISPFPEAWVEPANSMGLSSKVGIFALVAIVAAQQSPANLSPEWTAAYTKAKAAVAKLSLKDKVNLGTGVGWMNGHCVGNTPAISSINFPGLCLQDGPLGIRFADLVSAFPAGINAATTFNRTLIRQRGAALGEEFKGKGVNVALGPAMNIARAPAAGRNWEGFGGDPYLAGEAAFETITGIQSQGVQACAKHYINNEQEHAREASSSNVDDR; encoded by the exons ATGCTTATAAGCCCGTTTCCAGAGGCGTGGGTTGAGCCAGCGAATTCGATGGGTCTTTCCTCAAAGGTTGGAATTTTCGCACTCGTAGCGATAGTCGCTGCACAACAATCTCCAG CTAATTTATCACCCGAGTGGACAGCCGCTTACACTAAA GCAAAAGCGGCTGTGGCCAAACTCTCACTAAAGGATAAGGTTAATTTGGGTACTG GCGTCGGATGGATGAATGGGCATTGCGTCGGGAACACTCCTGCAATATCCTCAATCAATTTCCCTGGTCTGTGTTTACAAG ACGGACCGTTGGGCATTCGGTTTGCAGATCTCGTCTCGGCCTTTCCAGC CGGTATCAATGCAGCCACAACTTTCAACAGAACCCTGATACGACAACGGGGGGCTGCTTTGGGCGAGGAATTTAAGGGAAAGGGTGTCAATG TGGCTCTCGGACCTGCGATGAACATAGCGCGGGCCCCGGCTGCCGGTCGCAACTGGGAAGG CTTTGGCGGTGACCCGTATTTGGCCGGTGAGGCAGCGTTTGAAACTATCACAGGCATTCAGTCGCAAGGTGTTCAAG CGTGCGCCAAACACTATATCAACAACGAACAAGAACATGCGAGGGAGGCGAGTTCCTCTAACGTCGATGACAGGTAG
- the PUP3 gene encoding proteasome core particle subunit beta 3 (BUSCO:EOG09264G4X; MEROPS:MER0001710), which translates to MSIMQYNGGSVIAMVGKDCVAIASDLRLGNQALGISSNFQKIFSVTDRIYLGLPGLATDVTTLRELFRYRVNMYTIKEEREIQPETFAHLVSSTLYEHRFGPYFIEPVMAGLSKTPSGSFKPFIAATDLIGCLNFAKDFVVAGTASEKLYGVAEGLWESDLEPEDLFETISQTMLNAVDRDAYSGWGVVVHVITKDKVVTRTLKGRMD; encoded by the exons ATG TCAATAATGCAATATAACGGTGGCTCCGTGATAGCCATGGTTGGGAAGGACTGTGTCGCCATTGCTTCTGACTTGCGTCTGGGAAATCAAGCTCTTGGAATCTCGTCCAACTTTCAAAAG ATATTCTCTGTGACCGATCGAATCTATCTGGGCTTGCCCGGATTAGCTACAGATGTAACGACGCT ACGAGAGCTATTCCGTTATCGAGTCAATATGTACACTATCAAAGAAGAACGCGAAATACAGCCGGAAACTTTTGCCCACCTGGTCTCCTCAACACTCTACGAACACCGATTCGGCCCTTACTTTATTGAGCCTGTCATGGCTGGACTCTCTAAAACACCTTCCGGCTCTTTCAAACCATTCATTGCTGCCACAGATCTGATCGGATGTTTAAACTTTGCAAAGGATTTCGTGGTAGCAGGCACGGCTAGTGAAAAACTATATGGTGTTGCTGAGGGGTTGTGGGAGTCAGATCTGGAGCCAGAAGACCTTTTTGAGACGATATCACAGACGATGTTAAATGCGGTAGATCGGGATGCATATTCGGGCTGGGGGGTGGTGGTGCATGTTAT CACGAAGGATAAAGTAGTTACTCGTACACTCAAAGGTAGAATGGATTAG